A region of Necator americanus strain Aroian chromosome I, whole genome shotgun sequence DNA encodes the following proteins:
- a CDS encoding hypothetical protein (NECATOR_CHRI.G2366.T1) has protein sequence MPLCLTFIDLKKAFDSVETEAVVEALDNQCVPTQYIKVLRELYSNFTTGISPFYKNIIIDVKRGVRQGDTISPKIFTATLENAMRKMEWDDMGVKVDGRQLHHLRFADDIVLITPSISQAERMLTEFDETCGCIGLQLNLQKTMFMWNGWVSDVPFTLNGTNISECTSYVYLGWELNMINDLTPELGRRRRAAWGAYKSIEDVVKKTRNTRLRAHLFNTTVLPALTYASETWAFRKQEENAVSVIECAIERVMLGVSRFAQVRDGIRSSLLRQRSKIRDAAFAKESKIRWAGHVMRINDNRWTRAWLLRDIKHTTGRPPTRWSAFFTKSFKENYDAPCVPCERRNYWAILARDRDKWKNYWGLLDQFEDQRESR, from the coding sequence atgccgctctgtctcaccttcatcgacttgaaaaaggccttcgactcagttgagacggaagcggtcgtggaagccttggacaaccaatgcgtccctactcagtacataaaggtacttcgagagttgtacagtaacttcacaaccggaatttcgccattctacaagaacatcatcattgacgtgaagaggggggtccgacagggtgatacaatttcacccaaaatattcacagccaccctcgagaacgcaatgcgaaagatggaatgggacgacatgggagtgaaggttgatggtcggcagctacaccatttgcgctttgctgatgacatcgtactgataacacctagcatcagccaagcggaacgaatgctgaccgaattcgacgaaacatgtggatgcatcggtcttcagctgaatctacaaaagacgatgttcatgtggaacggatgggtctcggatgtcccattcacgctcaacggaacgaacatatccgaatgcaccagctacgtttatctgggttgggaactgaacatgataaacgacctgacccccgagctgggcaggaggagacgagcggcttggggagcgtacaagagcatcgaggatgtagtgaagaagaccaggaacacccggctccgtgctcacctcttcaacaccaccgtacttcctgctttgacctatgcttcggaaacctgggcatttcgcaagcaggaagaaaacgcggtgagcgtcattgaatgtgcaattgagagagtgatgctaggagtatcccgtttcgcgcaagtgagggacgggattcgaagttctctcctacgtcaacgatcgaagattagagacgccgcgtttgccaaggaaagtaaaataaggtgggccggacacgtgatgcgcattaacgacaaccgttggaccagagcgtGGCTtctccgcgatattaagcacactacaggaagaccgccgacccgatggtcagcctttttcacgaagtccttcaaagaaaattatgatgctcctTGTGTCCcatgcgaaaggaggaactacTGGGCTattctggcacgcgatcgggacaaatggaagaattactggggcctgctcgaccagttcgaagatcaacgggagtcaaggtga